The window GCGCTCTATTTCCTTCCGCTGCAGCTGAGCTCCAACGTTAACCCTCCGCCCGACCTGAGGGCGCATGTCTTGCGGGTGTATATGGCTGTCATATACGTTTCAGCATGCGTGATCCGCTTGCCGTCCTCGCGCTCGCGACCGGATTCCAATGGGACGCCGGCAACGACACCAAGAACTGGACGAAGCACTCGGTCACATCCGCCGAGTGTGAGGAGCTGTTCTTCCACCAACCCCTTGTCGTGCAAGTGGACCGCGCACACTCGGGACGGGAAGCGCGCTATGCCGCCCTGGGCCAGACGGCGGCCGGCCGCCGTCTCTTCCTGGTGTTTACGCTCCGTGAAACGCTCATCCGT of the Gemmatimonadota bacterium genome contains:
- a CDS encoding BrnT family toxin, with amino-acid sequence MRDPLAVLALATGFQWDAGNDTKNWTKHSVTSAECEELFFHQPLVVQVDRAHSGREARYAALGQTAAGRRLFLVFTLRETLIRVISARPMSRREREVYRRAEADEGQEDDQASADA